A region of the Anolis carolinensis isolate JA03-04 chromosome 1, rAnoCar3.1.pri, whole genome shotgun sequence genome:
GAGAtctttgcttcagatgtactgTATCTTtgtgtgtgcacgtgtgtgtTTAGAAGCTAGATTCTCAATAGTATTCATGTATTCATGATCAGTTTTGTGATCAGAATGTTGAGCTTTTTAAGCTTCTGGTTTGCTCCAACAGGGATTTGTTTACGTTCTTCACAACCAACATGCCACATGCTCCCTATTCCTAGAATAGTCCAAGGCATAGAAATATAATCTTCAAAAGTCACAATAGAGATGGAGAATTGGGGGCTGACATTTAGGTGCACTCTTCCACATAATTTTCCATAATAATTTCACTGGTGTTCCAGATTCAATATGATAAAACAAaccctcctttccccccccctcctcctcctgctgcaacCACCACCACTGTGAAAACTGGCTCTATTATTCATTTGGTTTCTTCACACCTAAATAGTTCCATGTGATTTGTATGCATTTTCCACTTAGTTTCCAGGAATATTTCAGCAATCACATTTTGGGAGTCCTTAATTTAAGTAGTTTTGGGTATAACCTAATGCAAATAGTGAACAGGTAGGAAACAAAGCTAGGGAAAAAGTGAGCTAATAAAGATCTATGGGAGCCTTTAGGGGGTATTTTGACACCCCCCCCATCTTCTCAGTGGGTAAAAGCAATTTGGTGCCAAGCTCCTTAAAATGCTTTCATCACTGTGTTTCTTGTAACTTTGTACATTTCCTTGTTCAGGTGGCTTCATTTCTCTTTCATGAGATCAATCCATTAGGCTCCATTCCACTTGGCACACATTTAGAGTGCTCTGTAAAATAATCTCCTTAGGTGATCACGGAATTGTCAGCCCCTGTTGATGAGCTCATATTGTTGGGATAGACTTCCCTGCTGGGCACAGTTGCTCtttgtgttattgttttaatttttccaaCTTACCTAAGTGGAAATAAGGGAAAAGAATCTGCTGGAATGGATAATgtgtttgttaatttttttctcatTAATTTACTGTTCAGGAGGAAACAATCTAATggagaaaagtaaataaaaattcagttaaatattatatttaaatgtGAATTTGGCTAACCTAATTATTAAAATGAGTGTAAGCCAAaagcagtgtgtgtatgtgtgtgtgcttgcatacatacagtagagtcttgcctatccaaccttcgcttatccaatgttctgtattatccagtgcagtctacctcccacctggatccacagctgcttctctaggcagcaacgtgtaGCAAGCCagcacacccaacaacaacacaagtgtaaccacgctcccaaacatgtggcagacttgttgtaaaacatgatgttttggtgcttaatttctaaaatcataatgtaattggatgcttaattggcttttccttaatccctccttattatccaacattttctcttatccaaagaGGATGGCAATCCCAAGAGTCAGTTCCTACACACCCCATACCTGGGAAGGACTGCATCTTCCTAGGTACTGTTTTAACATGAagtaaacctggatttccaggtttaATCCAAGTTTGGACTCATTTGGacttgtttggacacctcagacTAGTTTATTTTCCAGTCCACATTAAAGGGTATTAAAAGGTCATACAGTTGGGCCCCAAGACTCCAAGGCTCAGAAaatatttgaatcctggtcttcagagttgtagtccaacactaaaCTCACTACACTGTACTATCCCTGGACATTTCCCTAATATATGAAAATGTTCTTTCACAAATAACAGGTAGTATTCAGTGCTCGTCATTCTGCTGATGCAGGTCTTCATTTCTAGAGGTAAGAAATGCTCTGAAGTAGGATCTTTATGTTCTAAACTGAAAAGGGTTTCAACTTAAAAACTTTTCTTTACCCAAAATGATGAATTTTTAGATAtgatgctaccctgtttcccctaaaataagacatccccagaaaataagacctagtagaggttttgctaaattgctaaatataaggcctcccccgaaagtaagacctagcaaagtttttgtttggaagcatgcccaatgaacagaacaccagagcatgcaggatgtacgtaccatagagtgttgtacatggaaacagtgatagtaacaagaaattattgataggattcacagtttgtctggttatgctggtttgtgatgacaactactgtacagtatataataaatgttcatttttttgttcaacaataaatgcgaattcttcttcatggaaaaataagatatcctctgaaaataagacctagagcatctttggaatcaaaaattaatataagacactgtcttattttcggggaaacacggtaggtgctTGTGTGGTCAGTAAGTCCCAAGGACCACACTTGATTCTTCAGGGTTTCATGTGGACTGTGGGCCACATAATTCCTACCTGTGATTTCAGATCTTTATTTGAGGGAATCTTGTAGATGGGCTAACCTTCTGAGTTCTAACAGGATTCTATAAAGGATATGGTTTTCCCGAGTTGCAGAACTGCACCCCTGCTATTGTTTTGCCCTTTTTATGCCATAAAATATTGTTTATCAAACTTCTAAAATCAATTTTAAGTCATAGTATTTGTGCTGCTTTTATGCTATAGTAGGTTATATTTCATTTCCTTGATTCTAATTACATTTCCTTTGGTTTATTTGTTTTGTAATCTTCTGGGAATATGACAACAAAAAAAgctggttatgatctttaaagctcttgcccaggttatttggctGATTGTATCTCTTTGCACaagcctgcctgggccctgacATCTTCagacccttctctcattcccacctccatcacaagcttgGTTGATGAGGATGAGAGGCTTgggcttctcagtggctgcctcttggctctggaactccctgcccatggAAGCCAGAAAGGTTGCCATCTTCCCACCACCACTCTCCTttcagcagcaggctaaaacttttttattcagacaggcttttaaagaagaaggttgtTAAAATCAAGTCATGGTTACTGTGGCTTTagcattaaatatattttaaatcagtttTCAGAATTTTaactattaatttttaattaatacaaatgatttttaattctattttaatgtttgtatatttttggattcTAAATTGTTATGAAATGTATTTCATGTAAGCTGATTAGAGATTCCTTTATGGAGAGAAAacacggggtataaatataataataaacatcacaaacataataataataataataataataataataataataataataataataataatagaagatcagggggcagaggactcttacaagtaaaacaagcagtcaaagaagaagaacatgccctggcagaatatgtaaagcaaagtgaagaacctgctttgattgaagtcaaaaatcagaaactcctcaaagcacagcagacaaaaaatcagtacaagaaagccacactacaaactagagctgacagctggcacaacaaaacattgcatggaaagttccttgacaaaattgaaggaaaagctgataaggagaagacctggctatggctcacaaatggaccctgaagaaggagacagatgggctgatccttgcagcccaagagcaagccatcagaacaaatgcaattaaggccaagatcgaaaaatcagctgatgacccaaaatgcagactgtgcaaggaaactgacgaaaccattgatcatatcctcagctgctgtaagaaaattgcacagacagactacaaacagaggcacaactatgtggcccaaatgattcattggaacttatgcctcaagtaccacctcccagcagcaaagaactggtgggatcacaaacctgcaaaagtattgggaaatgagcacacaaagatactgtgggacttccgaatccagactgacaaagttctggaacacaacacaccagacatcacagttggggaaaagaaaaaggtttggatcattgatgtcgccatcccaggtgacagtcgcattgatgaaaaacaacaggaaaaactcagccgctatcaggacctcaaaattgaacttcaaagactctggcagaaaccagtgcaggaggtcccggtggtgatgggcacattgggtgccgtgataaaagatctcagccggcatttggaaacaatagacattgacaaaattacgatctgccagctgcaaaaggccaccctgctgggatctgcgctcatcatccgaaaatacatcacacagtcctagacacttgggaagtgttcgacttgtgattttgtgatatgaaatccagcataactatcttgtttgctgtgtcataataataaaataataataataataataataataataataataataataataataataatagaaaatacatCCACCAACTATATAGCTACAAAGGTGAACCCCAGCTTTAAAAGTTAAGAGCATGAAAAAGTTACTTGATGAACTACATCCTCCCAAACCCCTGGAGCACTGGCAAGGGagcttgtagtccaaaaaagtagtaTGTTGAAGCTCTATTATAATTCAGTAATAAGACAATTTATTCCTATCAAATCTTTGGCATTAAATCAAGTTTTCCCCAATTGAAAGGGAGTTATCATCAATAAGTAGATAAAGGTTTTATTTTATGGAAACACACCTTTGTGTTCATTAAATGACCAGAAAAAATCATAACATCCCTTTCTTAGCAGTCTGGAGAACTTTATTCTGCTACTGAAGAGCAAGAGTGGAATTGCTATCCCTGAAAAATGTTTCAGTCTCTCAAGACATCATTTTGCACACCTGGATGGGAGATTCTTTACACAAACATCCTTGTCAAAGAAAGTTTTGTTCTTCAACGTGAAGAACCTGTTGCAATAAAATGTTGGGTTGGTAAAGCTAGAAATGATTTATACATATTTCAAAGACATCAGTTTAGTCTCAGTACTATCAAAATAGGCGATTCTGTGAATAAATCTTTCAGTAGTCCAAACCATATCATTGTTGCATGTAAATGTTTACCATTGTGATCATGCCAAACTCAGAGTATCTAaacaaaagcatttaaaatattaaaacactgATGTAATTTCTGCTTCCTTAAAAGCAGTGGTGATGTATCTCATTTTGCACAATTTGTAAACATTTGCAAATGGCAATACTCCTCATAAATGTTTTTCTATTGCTCATTTTAGCAGCTTTAATATTTGTTCCAGTAGAGATCTATTATCCCAAGCTTAGAATGTCAGTATTCATTTAGAAGTTCCCCCCAAAAAGCTAAAACACTGCATTTTCCTGAATTGGGTATTTTGTTTCCCATTTATTTCTAATATTCTTGCATTCTAAATATTACTCATACCGTCTAAAATGTACTTCCAAGATAAAGCGTTCTTGGTCATTCAGTTAATTTCTGCATGCAGCAGCACTGGCAAAATACAGTgttgatttttattatttatttattaattacatttatatcccactcttctcaccccagaggggacccagagtggcttacaaatcaaatgtacatacaatatatgattaggatagcacaatataagcattaaattactatattttactatatcattatgtggtaatattattagtaatattacatttaatatataatatataattaatattattatattattattagtataatattgtattacattattatattattatcaatattataagtatatacaagaAAAAGCATATGAACGCAAGTTTATCCCCCAATCAGCCTATCTAAAACTTCCAGCTAGAATGACGATGTCCAAGTCTTCAGCACCTTTACCTGTCTCAGGCCCTTCAACAAAGCTGAAtataatcccacattttctactttgaactggaaaatatggtagtgtggactctggtaacccagttcaaagcagatattgagggattttctgccttgatattctgagttatatattattattaataataataataataatagcaacaacaacaacaacaacaacaacaacaacaactttattcttatatcctgccccatctccccgaagggacatgGAGAGACTTACATGGTGACCAAAAATTAAATTACACCACCATAAAATACAtggaacaaaaaataaaatacaacaccataaaatacatgtacattgcaaagcataaccacataaaaacatgcaaaccatcattaaaaacataaactcaacaactGATACCAGTAGCTGAGCCCAGTAGAACTAAAATGTGAGCCAGGGCTTGTGCAATATACTCCAGGAACAGGGCTGGTGATAAAGTGCCAAGACTAGATATTGAATAGGGATTGAAAGGCCAAGTCAAAATGTTAAACCAATTAGTGAAAGACACATTGGAAGCATCACATGTTCAGATCTTTCCAGAAGATGGCTAGAGTGAGCATTAATCtagtctctctggggagggagttccagagccggggggggggggcaccaccgagaaTGCCCTTTCGCTCATTTACACCAACCGTACTTGGGAGCCTCCCCATCAGATATTAAggtttgtgcaggttcatagcgAAAGATGTAACTGCAAAGATAGGCtgggcccaaactgtttagggctttgtaggttataacctgcaccttgaattgggactggaaacttattgtcagccagtggagctgttttaatagaggcgttgtccgctccctataatttgctccaattAACAACCTGGCCGCTGACTGTtgtaccaattgtagtttccaggccatcttcaagggcagcctcaTGTAGAAcatattacagtaatccagtctggagataacaaaggcatggaccactgttgcCAAGTCATACTTTTCAAGCATCAgagttgagtccaggaggactcccaaactgcaaacctgcatcCACAaggagagtgtaaccccatctagcataggttgccacccaataccctgatcagccttgcaactgaccaggaggatttCTGTCATGTCTGAATCAAGTTTtggcttgttagccctcatccagtccatcacagcagccaggcactggtctagaatctgaggggcttccttggaattaggtggaaaagactagtagagttgagtgtcatctgcatagagatatatatggctttgtggaagggtcctcagtctACAGTGAAGTTCATCATAAAGCTGAAATATCTTGACTTATTTAAACACCCAGATTAATGAACCACTTAATTTTACTGAGGTGTCATCACCCGGGTGTGTGAAAATTAAACAATTATGCACCACTTAATTACTAAAATCAAAACATAGCCATTATTCTTTAAATGATGAAGTGAGATGAATGGGCGGTTACCAAGTTACACAACTGGGTAGATGACAGCCAAACGTAATAATTGGAGGGCATACATTCATACTTCCACACCTTTTTTCACACTACTAGAATGTCAGAGCACGcgatttggataaacacacatgcagcggaagatcaacgaagaatcactggcaccaataacgaggctgaagcctgtttggctatctacaaaatatttactaacaaacggataactctcaagacgatatatacagacagagtgcagagagcagagagcagagggcagaggggagaacagataacacagggagctatttataaccacctctgctgtctgatgaaatacacagttaactctttacacactcgcatagtggacagcagacagtgcatgatgcaatctccagctcacattgcaccactataactcaattacatttaaacaactctatatacaatcattcccacttcaacatagaATCATCCAGTAGAGCTGAATGGCAGAagattattttcttccttttgcatttaattttttaaatatatatatatatatatattgctaaaATGTGTTCTAGTATCAATATGTTTCTATGTTCTTAACagaaattataatagtgaatacaTATGTAGCAGTAATACTTGCAGCTCAATTGATCTTACAATCATTTAATCTAATTTCACTTACAGATAATTTGTTTTCAGTCTGGACCTTGTTGATAGACCCATAAAGGAAATATGTGGTGAAGTTAGTGATGCCTGCATGAACAGTAGACAAATATGTGACTGCTATTTCTTTTTCATGTTGAATGAAGAGCTTGATAATGTGTCTCCCCCTCAGACACAGTTCACAACAAAGAGCCATATTAGGAAAATTTCTTGGCCTCCATAGTTTCATTCCTCTCTCACTCACAGGTattatactgctttgaaatagtTGTGGTTTGGGCATATTTTCAGGTCAGATGGATTTCAGGGTGTTTTGTACTCTTGAAGACAGGAATGAAAAATGTAATTAACATTTGTGCAGCTTGATTCTATGAAGATGTAGGCCGATTTAAGCCCATTGATTTCAGCCGGCTTAACTGTGCTCAGCTATATATAGGACAGGCTGTCATTTTGATGAACCACAGGTGACAAAGAGTAACTTTTCCCTTTAAGGTGTGAAGATATAGATCTTTACAGTTGTATAGAATAGGAGGCAAAAAAATGGCAATAGCTTGgatgatttcttcttcttcttttcctcctcctcctcctcctccttcctgaaTGTAATTTATCATTCACAAAAGAATAAGTGATTCTTTATATTTCTTCTCTATATTCAAGATTGCACAACAGCACTGCCACAGACATTCAGCCCCTTTCCACATTCACCCATATTAAAGGGACTGTCCTTTTAATAACTCCTTTTAAAGTTTAGGCTAAAAGACAGAGCAGATTCACAGCCCCACTAGTATGGaagctactaggcttgatcgatccatgaaaaatttgattctaaactcgtttcaaaactagagggggcagtttttcgtttttgttgctaataacgaattttgcccccaaaatttttcgaatttaacgaaaattcgttattttcgaaattaattcgttaatggcggacgcgcatgcgcggtcgcccaaaaacagcccgaagggggggggacttagggggctctcccgccctcattttttgagtgatcttcttcaaacttggtacagtggtagaacacatttaacactgatagctcaccaaaatgtggaacgtttcccttatcctctgatttttggcaaattttcatagcttttataatgaaccattttttaataattgcagaaatctgttcctggtttgaaagtcttatttcctgttaaattgggttgtctttactgtgaaagtcattgctctactttagaaactttgtttttgtggctgaaactttgttaaattggtgtagtccctgcatgtgtgtgtgtgtaaaggtatcccttgacgttaagttcagtcatgtctgactctgggggttgtgctcacctccatttctaaccccaagagccagtgttgtccatagacacctccaaggtcatgtggtcggcatgactacatggagtgccattaccttcccgccacagcggtacctattcatctactcacattggcatgttttcaagctgctaggttggcagaagctggagctaacagcgggcgctcactctgctcccgggatttgaacctgggacctttcagtctgcaagttcagcagctcaatggtctttgccttggctgccttccagatcaggcttataaccagcctattatgggccacaaattaaagaaaattcaatcccatttaagcacaacatgaacagttttgatgccaaaaccataaactctgtttattaaactctacgatccaaactttagaacaacttgcaaacaattgaaggttagaccacagtaataataaccaattctattcctttccaaaatttaaacataaaatagtatctttctttccaatagcatataaacttttcctttctttacaaaacaaaattctagacagtagccatttagaagatatttctatattttccctgcaaaggatagggctgcatccctctggagacacacatgataacccggacatgatataaggcacttatatacgttaaataaacatgatgtcattgcatatataaaagaagcatgatattaggcaattatagttgcaaataatataattaaacatgtaaaaattatacatccatacataaaagaaacatgtaaagtaactgcatatataaaacacaatataaaatatgatataaggcaattacatatgtcaaaggaacgtgatattaaaaaacatgattatatgtataaaaaagcatgatacaaggtgtcaggatctaggctgctgggcaccaataaccatacactgaggccagattctatctaatatttttattaaaggaatatataaagtcaataaaaacaagtgtagaataaagttcagaagcagacctttcaaatgaggccaaatatagtccagcagattattgtccaatatgaaatattagagtccaaagattataatccaataaccgcaacacacggtttgccaagcaaagcgttgggaaaacagaaaaagtcttgaatccaatgaagcttgacacaaggctgaaagttacttggaacgtggctggatctgtggctaaaggcaaagcaacttgaagcatggaacaagatctgtggtaaatccgtgagacgaggacaaggcttggaactagattcaggaggcaaggaacaggattcgaagtccacacacacatgacctctctccaggagctgacgaattgactccgcaaggaatccttcgcgcaatttccctatattgggtctcgtttccccaaacaacaatcactttccctagagaacagggagcgaaggaaaccagcttgcaggtgcaagactccccgtattttctcaggggaaatacttttaatcagtggcatatttggcagcaaggcgagcactacttctaaatttttctttcgatcctctatcagtcgtgtaagcctgttttctcccataagggggagagttcccaccaagttcaggtttaattggttcttggactagaacttcaggcagctgccaaggctctgactccgaccggaaatctggggaaaactccatattttcctcctcatctgccacaatactgtcaggaataggactgcagggcccatgaatcatcacactaggcaactgacacatctaaaagaaacacaatataattaacctaggtacaacaaatgtgaaagaaggcaacaatatacataaaaaaacatttctggactcacaaatgtagtctaagagaattgggcttccattctccaaacctgaaacaaagtgggaggaaatgtaaagagtgttaatgatgctcgaaatcaaatgttgttcttttacaaagtcaaacaaaaactaagaataaatgcttcggtcttctcctgatcttcttatctcctcaccttgcgtccagccgagttacgtccgcacttgcgatacagcgacctcttcccttggctcagtgggcagtattttaaagtatgggccttttcgcccgtggcaccgcagagcggacaggtgtatttgcgcaagatggggcactccacggtgccgtccatccccttcagccggtgggacgaatagacctgcttggattccccgttgtgtttgcagaaattgcaaatctccttgttttgggaagcctggccattggcactacctttggagctcttgctgctggaactgcttccattaacccattgtgatgctgtttcaaagttgtcctcgttgaggactagctgcatgtcgtactccattgtgtcccaactctgagatggaaatgggaccttcttgcgttccgcgatgatctccgtaaccactttcgcaaggctcagatagcccttccatctgtcaaactccctgaacatggaaggggcataatgtggcacgtgcatggctgatctggagagcatggtgccaattctaccctggtgtggacacacactgaatgccacatattggaggcggagtctttgttttatatataaggggaggggttccaaacctttcacattggaccctcccatctatttttaccctcctttgccctagatttaacccccacatgtctagacaatcacagcttttcaaggaagagtttggtttttccaattttttaacttcggaggtaatgccacagtttctcccttgaggcagtggttctcgacttgtgggtccccagatgttttggccttcaactcccagaaatcctaacagctggtaaagtggctgggatttctgggacttgtaggtaaaaacacctggagatccacaggttgagaaacactgccttaagggaacgttagcagttgtggttctgtttgtccatccaagaatgagttgaatttctgccttggatgaaatagcaacattgcacatccaacgtttgccaaagtcctgaaggacggatccagtaatgatgaagcctgcaagagtgttatattgcttttgcatggcagaatagcattggactggatggtctcttctacctttatgattctatgatgtttggcgccatgactctctgattctatcattttaggattctaggacttttgggatgattctgttacttggttctttgagtctatgactttagggaccatgtttctattattccatgacttctgtgaccatatttctatgactttggtgaccattcatgggccatctggctagtattccgggacggtaaatgatatatcggttacagcaccagatatttctggatactgtagagtctcgcttatccaacattaacgggccagcagaacgttggataagcaaatatgttggatgataaggagacattaaggaaaagccttttgaacagcaaattaggttattttacaaattaagccccataaAATcgtgtttaacagcaaattagacagaaaaggtagttcaatacgcagtaatattacgtagtaatgacgaatttagcaacaaaatatcacaatatattgaaaacattgactacaaaaataagttggataatccagaacattggataagcgagtgttggatgactgagactctactgtatattgtttttgcatggcagaatggcgttggactggatggtctcttctagctttatgattatatgatgtttggtgccatgtttctatgattctatcattatgttgtcgagcaatttagaacagtataggataccgctaactgtttctttgagtggtgttctgtggaaacacaacccgcccatcctcccccgctgatttcatgaaaataaaagaaaagaaagaataacccacatccggcaaggcccacacactgaaatactaggccggccatcgttggccggcaagcttccctgagtggaagaaatagaggccgccgccccaaagaagggttctgtgcaagattgcaccaaggggtaaagaacgacagccgcgagagaagacagaggcggtgcatcgtgggaaacacgtcgaccacataggccgacaaggcccacacgttgaaatactaggcgtgccaccgttggccggcacacttccctgtgaggaagaaagaggggccgccgccccaaaggaggcttctgtgcaaaat
Encoded here:
- the LOC134295537 gene encoding nanos homolog 2-like, which translates into the protein MGGSNVKGLEPLPLYIKQRLRLQYVAFSVCPHQGRIGTMLSRSAMHVPHYAPSMFREFDRWKGYLSLAKVVTEIIAERKKVPFPSQSWDTMEYDMQLVLNEDNFETASQWVNGSSSSSKSSKGSANGQASQNKEICNFCKHNGESKQVYSSHRLKGMDGTVECPILRKYTCPLCGATGEKAHTLKYCPLSQGKRSLYRKCGRNSAGRKVWRMEAQFS